Proteins encoded together in one Musa acuminata AAA Group cultivar baxijiao chromosome BXJ3-6, Cavendish_Baxijiao_AAA, whole genome shotgun sequence window:
- the LOC135639786 gene encoding pentatricopeptide repeat-containing protein At1g22960, mitochondrial-like isoform X1 encodes MEAKEALNLCSPSLMLFPKFKLLISTTTLAATAAEVRPFHHLLPSIKAYYSSSSSSPVDIPPFDALVSGILDSDPAAFTRGFRAPDSIKPLLSEPHLFLAALRSVRRRPRLALRFFRWAENQPGFSCSEAAFCAVLQILAEGGLMRAAYSVAQRVLHLRLHGIVDLLIDGHAGPEATAPLLDLLLWLYTKCSMVELAVSTFYKMVAHGFLPDVKNCNRILRILRDTAQWTEVRAIYKHMIKVGVQPTIVTFNTMLDSFCKEGKAEEALKILGEMEDQDAGCLPNDITYNVIINGLSKKGELDKAEKLLDKMRCSRKASSFTYNPLISGLFSKGFVDEALGFRDEMVGFGVMPTVVTYNALIYGLCRSGRMEEAQEKFVEMGKMNLAQDVVSYNSLIYGYCRLGNVKEALCLFNHLRDAHIAPNIRTYNILIDGHCRLGALDGAQKFKEEMICSGFLPDVYTYTILVNGSCKMGNLAMAKGVFDEMLQKGLEPDCHAYTTRIVGELKLGDTSKAFQLREEMKAKGITPNIVTYNVLIDGLCKMGNLKEAYGLWQKMVHDGFHPNCVTYTCLINAHCEKGHMREAKNLFDSMLSNNLSPTVVTYTVLIHAHANKGNLEAAYGYFSKMLEENVLPNEITYNALINGLCRKHKVELAYELFDKMQGNGLSPNKYTYTLLINENCNLGNWKEALRLYAEMHEKEIIPDFCTQNVLFKGFGEDFKHHAVKFLETDVLCS; translated from the coding sequence ATGGAGGCGAAGGAAGCTCTAAATCTATGTTCTCCATCCCTCATGCTCTTCCCTAAATTTAAACTACTCATCTCGACGACAACCCTAGCCGCCACCGCCGCTGAGGTACGCCCCTTCCATCATCTCCTCCCTTCCATCAAAGCCTActactcctcctcctcgtcttccccGGTTGATATTCCCCCTTTCGACGCCCTCGTCTCCGGTATCCTCGACTCTGATCCCGCCGCCTTCACCCGTGGCTTTCGTGCTCCGGACTCCATCAAGCCTCTCCTCTCCGAGCCTCACCTATTCCTCGCTGCCCTGCGCTCAGTCCGACGCCGCCCTCGCCTCGCCCTCCGCTTCTTCCGCTGGGCCGAGAACCAGCCCGGCTTCTCCTGCTCGGAGGCCGCCTTCTGCGCCGTCCTCCAGATACTCGCTGAGGGCGGCCTCATGCGTGCCGCCTACTCCGTCGCCCAGCGTGTGCTTCACCTCCGTCTCCACGGCATCGTTGACCTCCTTATCGACGGACACGCTGGTCCCGAGGCCACGGCCCCCCTCCTGGATCTGCTTCTCTGGCTGTACACCAAGTGTTCGATGGTGGAGCTCGCCGTGTCCACCTTCTACAAGATGGTAGCCCACGGGTTCCTGCCGGACGTCAAGAACTGCAACAGGATTCTGAGGATCTTGAGGGACACGGCCCAGTGGACGGAGGTGCGCGCCATCTACAAACATATGATTAAAGTCGGCGTCCAGCCTACCATTGTAACTTTCAATACGATGCTCGATTCCTTTTGCAAGGAAGGAAAGGCGGAAGAGGCTCTCAAGATTTTGGGCGAGATGGAAGATCAGGACGCTGGGTGCTTACCCAATGATATTACCTATAATGTCATCATCAACGGCCTGTCAAAGAAGGGGGAATTGGACAAGGCAGAGAAGTTGCTTGACAAAATGAGGTGCTCCCGAAAGGCCTCATCTTTTACTTACAATCCTTTGATTAGTGGGTTATTCAGCAAAGGTTTTGTCGACGAGGCACTGGGTTTCAGGGATGAGATGGTGGGGTTCGGAGTGATGCCAACAGTGGTGACTTACAATGCTTTAATCTATGGGTTGTGTAGGAGTGGACGGATGGAAGAGGCCCAGGAGAAGTTTGTCGAAATGGGTAAGATGAATCTGGCACAAGATGTAGTATCTTACAACTCTTTAATTTATGGGTATTGCAGATTAGGGAATGTAAAAGAGGCTCTATGCTTGTTTAATCATCTGAGAGATGCACATATAGCTCCTAATATTAGAACTTACAACATTCTTATAGATGGTCATTGTAGATTGGGAGCCCTGGATGGGGCTCAGAAGTTTAAGGAGGAGATGATTTGTTCGGGGTTTCTGCCCGATGTTTATACGTATACCATTCTGGTAAATGGGTCTTGCAAGATGGGAAATCTTGCCATGGCAAAAGGAGTTTTTGATGAGATGTTACAAAAAGGTCTCGAGCCAGATTGCCATGCGTACACAACAAGAATAGTTGGAGAATTGAAGTTAGGGGATACTTCTAAGGCTTTTCAATTGCGGGAAGAGATGAAAGCAAAAGGCATCACTCCTAATATAGTTACCTACAATGTTCTGATAGATGGGCTATGCAAGATGGGAAATCTGAAAGAGGCATATGGTTTGTGGCAAAAGATGGTACATGATGGATTTCATCCAAATTGTGTAACCTATACTTGCTTAATTAATGCACATTGCGAGAAGGGTCATATGAGAGAAGCAAAAAATCTGTTTGAtagcatgcttagtaataatttatCGCCGACAGTCGTCACCTACACTGTTCTCATTCATGCACATGCAAATAAAGGAAATTTGGAGGCTGCATATGGCTACTTCTCCAAGATGCTGGAGGAGAATGTCTTGCCTAACGAAATAACTTATAATGCCCTCATAAATGGGCTCTGTAGAAAGCACAAGGTTGAATTGGCTTATGAGCTCTTCGACAAGATGCAAGGAAATGGTTTGTCCCCAAATAAGTATACATATACTTTACTCATAAATGAAAATTGCAATTTGGGTAACTGGAAAGAAGCACTGAGGTTGTATGCTGAAATGCATGAGAAAGAAATTATTCCTGATTTTTGCACTCAGAATGTTTTGTTTAAAGGTTTTGGTGAAGACTTCAAGCATCATGCAGTGAAATTTTTAGAAACTGATGTTCTTTGCAGttaa
- the LOC135639786 gene encoding pentatricopeptide repeat-containing protein At1g22960, mitochondrial-like isoform X2, whose amino-acid sequence MEAKEALNLCSPSLMLFPKFKLLISTTTLAATAAEVRPFHHLLPSIKAYYSSSSSSPVDIPPFDALVSGILDSDPAAFTRGFRAPDSIKPLLSEPHLFLAALRSVRRRPRLALRFFRWAENQPGFSCSEAAFCAVLQILAEGGLMRAAYSVAQRVLHLRLHGIVDLLIDGHAGPEATAPLLDLLLWLYTKCSMVELAVSTFYKMVAHGFLPDVKNCNRILRILRDTAQWTEEGKAEEALKILGEMEDQDAGCLPNDITYNVIINGLSKKGELDKAEKLLDKMRCSRKASSFTYNPLISGLFSKGFVDEALGFRDEMVGFGVMPTVVTYNALIYGLCRSGRMEEAQEKFVEMGKMNLAQDVVSYNSLIYGYCRLGNVKEALCLFNHLRDAHIAPNIRTYNILIDGHCRLGALDGAQKFKEEMICSGFLPDVYTYTILVNGSCKMGNLAMAKGVFDEMLQKGLEPDCHAYTTRIVGELKLGDTSKAFQLREEMKAKGITPNIVTYNVLIDGLCKMGNLKEAYGLWQKMVHDGFHPNCVTYTCLINAHCEKGHMREAKNLFDSMLSNNLSPTVVTYTVLIHAHANKGNLEAAYGYFSKMLEENVLPNEITYNALINGLCRKHKVELAYELFDKMQGNGLSPNKYTYTLLINENCNLGNWKEALRLYAEMHEKEIIPDFCTQNVLFKGFGEDFKHHAVKFLETDVLCS is encoded by the exons ATGGAGGCGAAGGAAGCTCTAAATCTATGTTCTCCATCCCTCATGCTCTTCCCTAAATTTAAACTACTCATCTCGACGACAACCCTAGCCGCCACCGCCGCTGAGGTACGCCCCTTCCATCATCTCCTCCCTTCCATCAAAGCCTActactcctcctcctcgtcttccccGGTTGATATTCCCCCTTTCGACGCCCTCGTCTCCGGTATCCTCGACTCTGATCCCGCCGCCTTCACCCGTGGCTTTCGTGCTCCGGACTCCATCAAGCCTCTCCTCTCCGAGCCTCACCTATTCCTCGCTGCCCTGCGCTCAGTCCGACGCCGCCCTCGCCTCGCCCTCCGCTTCTTCCGCTGGGCCGAGAACCAGCCCGGCTTCTCCTGCTCGGAGGCCGCCTTCTGCGCCGTCCTCCAGATACTCGCTGAGGGCGGCCTCATGCGTGCCGCCTACTCCGTCGCCCAGCGTGTGCTTCACCTCCGTCTCCACGGCATCGTTGACCTCCTTATCGACGGACACGCTGGTCCCGAGGCCACGGCCCCCCTCCTGGATCTGCTTCTCTGGCTGTACACCAAGTGTTCGATGGTGGAGCTCGCCGTGTCCACCTTCTACAAGATGGTAGCCCACGGGTTCCTGCCGGACGTCAAGAACTGCAACAGGATTCTGAGGATCTTGAGGGACACGGCCCAGTGGACGGAG GAAGGAAAGGCGGAAGAGGCTCTCAAGATTTTGGGCGAGATGGAAGATCAGGACGCTGGGTGCTTACCCAATGATATTACCTATAATGTCATCATCAACGGCCTGTCAAAGAAGGGGGAATTGGACAAGGCAGAGAAGTTGCTTGACAAAATGAGGTGCTCCCGAAAGGCCTCATCTTTTACTTACAATCCTTTGATTAGTGGGTTATTCAGCAAAGGTTTTGTCGACGAGGCACTGGGTTTCAGGGATGAGATGGTGGGGTTCGGAGTGATGCCAACAGTGGTGACTTACAATGCTTTAATCTATGGGTTGTGTAGGAGTGGACGGATGGAAGAGGCCCAGGAGAAGTTTGTCGAAATGGGTAAGATGAATCTGGCACAAGATGTAGTATCTTACAACTCTTTAATTTATGGGTATTGCAGATTAGGGAATGTAAAAGAGGCTCTATGCTTGTTTAATCATCTGAGAGATGCACATATAGCTCCTAATATTAGAACTTACAACATTCTTATAGATGGTCATTGTAGATTGGGAGCCCTGGATGGGGCTCAGAAGTTTAAGGAGGAGATGATTTGTTCGGGGTTTCTGCCCGATGTTTATACGTATACCATTCTGGTAAATGGGTCTTGCAAGATGGGAAATCTTGCCATGGCAAAAGGAGTTTTTGATGAGATGTTACAAAAAGGTCTCGAGCCAGATTGCCATGCGTACACAACAAGAATAGTTGGAGAATTGAAGTTAGGGGATACTTCTAAGGCTTTTCAATTGCGGGAAGAGATGAAAGCAAAAGGCATCACTCCTAATATAGTTACCTACAATGTTCTGATAGATGGGCTATGCAAGATGGGAAATCTGAAAGAGGCATATGGTTTGTGGCAAAAGATGGTACATGATGGATTTCATCCAAATTGTGTAACCTATACTTGCTTAATTAATGCACATTGCGAGAAGGGTCATATGAGAGAAGCAAAAAATCTGTTTGAtagcatgcttagtaataatttatCGCCGACAGTCGTCACCTACACTGTTCTCATTCATGCACATGCAAATAAAGGAAATTTGGAGGCTGCATATGGCTACTTCTCCAAGATGCTGGAGGAGAATGTCTTGCCTAACGAAATAACTTATAATGCCCTCATAAATGGGCTCTGTAGAAAGCACAAGGTTGAATTGGCTTATGAGCTCTTCGACAAGATGCAAGGAAATGGTTTGTCCCCAAATAAGTATACATATACTTTACTCATAAATGAAAATTGCAATTTGGGTAACTGGAAAGAAGCACTGAGGTTGTATGCTGAAATGCATGAGAAAGAAATTATTCCTGATTTTTGCACTCAGAATGTTTTGTTTAAAGGTTTTGGTGAAGACTTCAAGCATCATGCAGTGAAATTTTTAGAAACTGATGTTCTTTGCAGttaa
- the LOC103990247 gene encoding pectinesterase-like: MSNKAVLGALSAVLLVAAVIGTVATVASSNHKAASDDSLAASSKSVTAICASTDYTDVCERTLSSAINGSASPKDIIQASFMAAIKEIEAASHLSKNVSLSATDSMNKDGFDICRRLFEDANEELQAAFSETHDLDGLARRTDDIKCWLSAVISYQQTCLDGITQPDLHSTMKDGLVTASQVTSNAIAIVDGLSSLFKNFQVPINVTNIASRRLLSQGSDAKGYPTWFSAHDRKLLAASARGELKPNMVVAQDGSGDYKTINAAINAMPKKYSGRYVIYVKAGIYKENVLVTKDKVNVFMYGDGPRKTIVTGSKNNVDGVQTMNTATFAAEGQGFIGKSMGFSNTAGPEKHQAVALRVKGDMSAFFNCRMDAFQDTLYVQAHRQFYRHCVVSGTVDFIFGDSSTILQNCLIVVRRPMDNQQNTVTAHGREEEKEETALVIQNCRIVPDKRLFPDRLKIPSYLGRPWKAHSRTIIMESTIGDLIKPEGWLPWDGDQFLNTLYYAEYGNRGPGAGTSGRVNWPGFHVINRQTAQAYTVNSLIQGHRWIKYSGIPYLGGFKN, from the exons ATGTCGAATAAGGCCGTCTTGGGTGCTCTCTCAGCGGTCCTCCTTGTGGCCGCGGTGATAGGTACGGTAGCCACCGTCGCGAGCTCCAACCATAAGGCGGCGAGTGATGATTCCCTTGCCGCCTCCTCCAAGTCCGTGACGGCCATCTGCGCCTCCACTGACTACACTGACGTGTGCGAACGGACCCTCAGTTCTGCCATCAATGGCTCTGCCTCTCCCAAGGATATCATCCAAGCATCCTTCATGGCAGCCATCAAAGAAATCGAAGCTGCCTCCCACCTGTCCAAGAACGTGAGTTTGAGCGCCACTGACTCGATGAACAAGGATGGGTTCGACATTTGTCGTCGACTCTTCGAGGATGCTAATGAGGAGCTACAAGCTGCCTTCTCGGAGACTCATGACCTTGACGGTTTGGCGAGAAGGACCGATGACATCAAGTGCTGGCTTTCAGCCGTCATCTCCTACCAGCAGACCTGCCTCGATGGCATCACTCAACCCGACCTACACTCGACCATGAAGGACGGCCTTGTCACGGCCTCTCAGGTCACCAGCAATGCCATTGCCATCGTCGATGGGCTCAGTTCATTATTCAAGAACTTCCAAGTTCCCATCAACGTGACCAATATCGCCAGCCGCCGGCTACTGTCTCAGGGGAGCGATGCCAAGGGTTATCCCACGTGGTTCTCGGCCCATGACAGGAAGCTCTTGGCTGCCAGTGCGAGAGGTGAGTTGAAGCCTAACATGGTGGTGGCTCAGGATGGGAGTGGAGACTATAAGACTATCAACGCTGCCATcaatgccatgcccaagaagtatTCAGGCCGCTATGTGATCTACGTGAAGGCCGGGATCTACAAGGAGAATGTCCTCGTCACCAAGGACAAGGTGAACGTGTTCATGTATGGTGATGGACCAAGGAAGACAATCGTGACTGGCAGCAAGAACAACGTCGATGGCGTTCAAACCATGAATACTGCGACCTTCG CTGCCGAAGGGCAGGGCTTTATTGGCAAGTCAATGGGGTTCAGCAACACCGCAGGACCAGAGAAGCACCAAGCCGTGGCGCTTCGTGTGAAAGGGGACATGTCAGCCTTCTTCAACTGTCGTATGGATGCGTTCCAGGACACTCTCTACGTGCAGGCCCATCGGCAGTTCTACCGCCACTGTGTGGTATCGGGGACTGTTGACTTCATCTTCGGTGACTCCTCCACCATTCTTCAAAACTGCCTCATCGTGGTGCGGCGCCCCATGGACAATCAACAGAACACGGTGACAGCACACGgacgagaggaggagaaggaagagaccgCACTTGTGATCCAAAACTGCCGCATCGTCCCGGACAAGCGCTTGTTCCCTGATAGGTTGAAGATCCCCAGCTACCTTGGTCGGCCTTGGAAGGCACACTCGAGGACCATCATCATGGAATCCACCATCGGCGACTTGATCAAACCGGAGGGATGGTTGCCATGGGATGGCGACCAGTTTTTAAACACACTGTATTATGCCGAGTATGGCAACCGTGGGCCCGGTGCCGGGACCAGCGGCAGGGTGAATTGGCCTGGGTTTCATGTCATCAACAGGCAGACGGCTCAAGCGTACACAGTGAATTCCCTAATCCAAGGTCACCGGTGGATCAAGTATTCGGGCATACCCTATCTTGGTgggtttaaaaattga